One genomic region from Streptomyces sp. Li-HN-5-11 encodes:
- a CDS encoding protein kinase domain-containing protein, with translation MPSGSTSGVGRVVAGRYQLLNRLGSGGMGHVWLAHDRGLACEVALKEVAFAGPAEAEEREARVARARAEARHAAGLRGHPHVVTVHDVLEHEGLPWIVMEYVPGAVDMRQLVDRRGPLPPAEAARAGLAVLDALTAGHERGVMHRDVKPANILLAPDRTGAPHARVLLTDYGISVRPDAGETRYTMASVLVGTAGYLAPERAKGGPPTPAADLFSLGCTLYFAVEGQGPFERASALAQVTAVVMEEPRPPVRAGALEPVLRAMLAKDPALRIPAAEAEAELARIIAAGTESPTRTRTDVLARPSGGRAPAPVPHANGSGPSPAPATAPHAFGPPPTPGAGGRRQIRPRVVQCALAGALGLVLALVGVRYATAHRAADRAAPPYGEAVGLSAPLKDGDCVLADWPGSVRFQGTPRLTVDPGCGGRPPDGQVMAFVPAASAAEARRLGPGSCQERTHAVRERLADVRGLAVVPTDAGFAAAGRRTACLVLGAHGPVYGPLGGHRAVGSSFADTATMEKGDCLDVRSNRDARLVACGGPHDEVVVGFTRLGPGVTLAQARTLSDTACARDVPPPANGFDASVYEAASWTSEGPWKSGTHLVVCAVRKQNGGTMEGSGP, from the coding sequence ATGCCTTCAGGATCGACGTCGGGAGTGGGCCGGGTCGTCGCCGGCCGGTACCAGTTGCTGAACCGGCTCGGCAGCGGCGGCATGGGCCACGTGTGGCTCGCCCACGACCGCGGACTGGCCTGCGAGGTCGCCCTCAAGGAGGTCGCGTTCGCCGGCCCGGCCGAGGCCGAGGAGCGGGAGGCCCGCGTCGCGCGGGCCCGCGCCGAGGCCCGGCACGCGGCCGGGCTGCGCGGCCACCCGCACGTGGTGACCGTGCACGACGTGCTGGAGCACGAAGGTCTGCCGTGGATCGTCATGGAGTACGTGCCGGGCGCCGTCGACATGCGTCAGCTGGTCGACCGGCGCGGCCCGCTGCCGCCCGCGGAGGCCGCCCGGGCCGGGCTCGCGGTGCTGGACGCGCTGACCGCCGGGCACGAGCGGGGGGTCATGCACCGGGACGTGAAACCGGCGAACATCCTCCTCGCGCCGGACCGCACCGGTGCCCCGCACGCCAGGGTCCTGCTCACCGACTACGGCATCTCCGTGCGCCCGGACGCCGGCGAGACGCGCTACACCATGGCCTCCGTCCTCGTGGGCACCGCGGGCTACCTGGCGCCCGAGCGCGCCAAGGGCGGACCGCCCACCCCCGCCGCCGACCTGTTCTCCCTGGGCTGCACGCTCTACTTCGCCGTCGAGGGGCAGGGTCCCTTCGAGCGTGCGTCGGCTCTCGCCCAGGTCACCGCGGTGGTCATGGAGGAGCCGCGCCCGCCGGTCCGGGCGGGAGCGCTGGAGCCGGTGCTGCGGGCGATGCTCGCCAAGGACCCGGCCCTGCGGATCCCGGCCGCCGAGGCGGAGGCCGAACTGGCGCGGATCATCGCGGCCGGGACCGAGTCCCCGACGCGGACGCGCACCGATGTGCTCGCGCGGCCGTCCGGCGGCCGGGCGCCGGCACCGGTGCCGCACGCGAACGGCTCAGGACCGAGCCCCGCCCCGGCCACCGCTCCGCACGCCTTCGGGCCGCCTCCCACGCCCGGCGCCGGCGGCCGCCGGCAAATCCGTCCCCGTGTCGTCCAGTGCGCCCTCGCCGGGGCGCTCGGTCTGGTGCTGGCTCTCGTCGGCGTCCGGTACGCGACGGCCCACCGGGCCGCGGACCGCGCCGCGCCTCCGTACGGCGAGGCGGTGGGGCTGAGCGCCCCGCTCAAGGACGGTGACTGCGTCCTCGCCGACTGGCCCGGCTCGGTCCGTTTCCAGGGCACCCCGCGGCTCACCGTTGATCCCGGGTGCGGGGGCAGGCCACCCGACGGCCAGGTGATGGCGTTCGTACCGGCCGCGTCCGCGGCCGAGGCGCGGCGGCTGGGTCCTGGAAGCTGTCAGGAGCGCACGCACGCGGTGCGGGAGCGGCTCGCGGACGTGCGGGGCCTGGCGGTCGTACCGACCGACGCGGGCTTCGCGGCCGCCGGGCGGCGCACGGCCTGCCTGGTGCTGGGCGCGCACGGGCCGGTGTACGGGCCGCTCGGCGGTCACCGGGCCGTGGGCTCGTCCTTCGCCGACACCGCCACCATGGAGAAGGGGGACTGTCTGGACGTCCGCTCCAACCGGGACGCCCGTCTCGTCGCCTGCGGCGGTCCGCACGACGAGGTGGTCGTCGGGTTCACCCGGCTCGGCCCCGGCGTCACCCTCGCCCAGGCGCGCACCCTGTCCGACACGGCGTGCGCGCGGGACGTGCCGCCGCCCGCGAACGGCTTCGACGCGTCGGTGTACGAGGCGGCGTCCTGGACGAGCGAGGGCCCGTGGAAGTCCGGAACCCATCTGGTCGTGTGCGCCGTCAGGAAGCAGAACGGGGGCACCATGGAGGGGAGCGGACCATGA
- a CDS encoding histidine kinase, with translation MSGFLAGLCVAVLPLLAAGFWLGRRTARPRNLGGLGTPVEHATFQTLHTASLAAPPLRAGLTGETARRSARRLRSLLGTDALCLTDGTQVLAWDGVGAHHRTEIMDRLTGPLDTGRGEAFRLTCAAPDCPVRWAVVAPLTVDDRVHGALVACAPRESAILVRAAAEVARWVSVQLELADLDRSRTRLIEAEIKALRAQISPHFIFNSLAVIASFVRTDPERARELLLEFADFTRYSFRRHGDFTTLADELHAIEHYLALVRARFGDRLAVTLQIAPEVLPVALPFLCLQPLVENAVKHGLEGKTGTCHIRITAQDAGAEALVVIEDDGAGMDPGLLQSILAGEVSPSGGIGLSNVDDRLRQVYGDDHGLVIETAPGAGMKITARLPKYQPGVHSSARLTGA, from the coding sequence GTGAGCGGATTCCTCGCCGGGCTGTGCGTCGCCGTGCTGCCGCTGCTCGCCGCCGGATTCTGGCTCGGCCGGCGCACGGCCCGCCCGCGGAACCTCGGCGGACTCGGCACCCCCGTCGAGCACGCCACCTTCCAGACCCTGCACACCGCATCCCTCGCCGCGCCCCCGCTGCGCGCCGGGCTGACCGGGGAGACCGCCCGCAGGTCGGCCCGCCGCCTGCGCTCCCTGCTCGGCACCGACGCCCTCTGCCTCACCGACGGCACACAGGTCCTGGCCTGGGACGGCGTGGGCGCCCACCACCGCACCGAGATCATGGACCGTCTCACCGGCCCCCTGGACACCGGCCGCGGCGAGGCCTTCCGGCTCACCTGCGCCGCCCCCGACTGCCCGGTGCGCTGGGCCGTCGTCGCCCCGCTCACCGTCGACGACCGCGTGCACGGCGCCCTCGTGGCCTGCGCACCCCGTGAGTCCGCGATTCTCGTCCGCGCCGCCGCGGAGGTCGCCCGCTGGGTCTCCGTCCAGCTGGAACTCGCCGACCTCGACCGCTCCCGTACCCGGCTCATCGAGGCCGAGATCAAGGCCCTGCGCGCCCAGATCTCCCCGCACTTCATCTTCAACTCGCTCGCGGTGATCGCCTCGTTCGTCCGCACCGACCCCGAGCGGGCCCGGGAACTGCTCCTGGAGTTCGCCGACTTCACCCGCTACTCGTTCCGCCGGCACGGCGACTTCACCACCCTCGCCGACGAACTCCACGCCATCGAGCACTACCTGGCGCTCGTACGCGCCCGCTTCGGCGACCGCCTCGCCGTCACCCTCCAGATCGCCCCCGAGGTCCTCCCGGTCGCGCTGCCCTTCCTCTGCCTGCAACCGCTCGTCGAGAACGCCGTCAAGCACGGACTGGAGGGCAAGACCGGCACCTGCCACATCCGCATCACCGCCCAGGACGCGGGCGCCGAGGCGCTCGTCGTCATCGAGGACGACGGCGCCGGCATGGACCCCGGGCTGCTGCAGAGCATCCTCGCCGGCGAGGTCAGCCCCTCGGGCGGCATCGGGCTGTCCAACGTCGACGACAGGCTCCGCCAGGTCTACGGCGACGACCACGGCCTCGTCATCGAGACCGCACCGGGAGCGGGCATGAAGATCACCGCCCGGTTGCCGAAGTACCAGCCCGGCGTGCACTCCTCGGCACGGCTCACCGGCGCATGA
- a CDS encoding cation acetate symporter gives MNSAYTVPAVALVVVATVLVGAFGLRVSRTTSDFYVASRTVGPRLNAAAISGEYLSAASFLGIAGLVLLQGPDMLWYPVGYTAGYLVLLLFVAAPLRRSGAYTLPDFAEARLASQGIRRLAGAFVVGVGWLYLLPQLQGAGLTLAVLTGAPGPLGGVIVAVVVVATVAAGGMRSITFVQAFQYWLKLTALLVPALFLVLAWQADGAPGHAFEEPAAFREHRVVRVDDTLDLTLDRPLTVTVSGTVDGRVHHDRRVRLDTGTHHVERGTRLAFDRGARVPEADRDSGGMSTSLAAGRAERPLYATYGLILATFLGTMGLPHVVVRFYTSPHGVAARRTTVAVLALIGGFYLLPPVYAALGRLYAPELTITGNADAAVLLLPDRVIGGLGGDLLGALVAGGAFAAFLSTASGLTMAVAGVLTQDVLPSRGVRHFRLGTVLAMAVPLAASVLVGGLPVADAVGLAFAVSASSFCPLLVLGIWWRRLTPPGAAAGMLVGGGSALVAVAVTMAGLPGSGPLRTLLAWPALWSVPLGFLTMTLVSVATPGRVPPGTAAVLARFHLPEQLRAEAKQ, from the coding sequence GTGAACTCCGCCTACACGGTTCCCGCCGTCGCCCTCGTCGTCGTGGCCACCGTACTCGTCGGCGCCTTCGGCCTGCGCGTCTCCCGCACCACCTCCGACTTCTACGTCGCCTCACGCACCGTCGGCCCCCGCCTGAACGCGGCCGCCATCAGCGGCGAGTACCTCTCCGCCGCGTCCTTCCTGGGCATCGCGGGCCTGGTCCTTCTGCAGGGCCCGGACATGCTGTGGTACCCGGTGGGCTACACGGCCGGCTACCTCGTCCTGCTCCTCTTCGTCGCCGCCCCGCTGCGCCGCTCCGGCGCCTACACGCTGCCCGACTTCGCCGAGGCCCGGCTCGCCTCGCAGGGCATACGGCGGCTCGCGGGCGCCTTCGTCGTCGGCGTCGGCTGGCTCTACCTGCTGCCCCAACTCCAGGGCGCAGGGCTGACACTGGCGGTGCTCACCGGCGCGCCCGGCCCGCTCGGCGGAGTGATCGTCGCGGTCGTCGTGGTGGCGACCGTCGCCGCGGGCGGCATGCGCAGCATCACCTTCGTGCAGGCCTTCCAGTACTGGCTGAAACTGACCGCCCTGCTCGTCCCCGCCCTCTTCCTGGTCCTCGCCTGGCAGGCCGACGGCGCACCCGGCCACGCCTTCGAGGAACCGGCCGCCTTCCGCGAACACCGCGTCGTCCGCGTCGACGACACCCTGGACCTGACCCTCGACCGGCCGCTCACCGTCACCGTCAGCGGCACCGTCGACGGCCGCGTCCACCACGACCGTCGGGTGCGCCTCGACACTGGTACCCACCACGTCGAACGCGGCACCCGTCTGGCCTTCGACCGCGGCGCCCGCGTCCCCGAGGCCGACCGCGACAGCGGCGGCATGTCCACCTCCCTCGCCGCGGGCCGCGCGGAACGCCCGCTGTACGCCACGTACGGGCTGATCCTCGCCACCTTCCTCGGCACCATGGGACTGCCGCACGTCGTCGTCCGCTTCTACACCAGCCCGCACGGCGTCGCCGCCCGCCGCACCACCGTCGCCGTCCTCGCCCTGATCGGCGGCTTCTACCTGCTGCCGCCCGTGTACGCCGCCCTCGGCCGCCTCTACGCCCCCGAGCTGACGATCACCGGGAACGCGGACGCCGCCGTCCTGCTGCTGCCCGACCGGGTGATCGGCGGCCTCGGCGGCGACCTGCTGGGCGCGCTGGTCGCGGGCGGCGCCTTCGCCGCGTTCCTGTCGACCGCGTCGGGCCTGACCATGGCGGTGGCCGGCGTGCTCACCCAGGACGTGCTGCCCTCGCGCGGCGTGCGGCACTTCCGGCTGGGCACGGTGCTCGCCATGGCCGTACCCCTGGCCGCGAGCGTCCTGGTCGGCGGGCTGCCGGTCGCCGACGCCGTCGGACTGGCCTTCGCCGTGTCCGCCTCCTCCTTCTGCCCGCTGCTCGTCCTCGGCATCTGGTGGCGGCGGCTCACCCCGCCCGGCGCGGCCGCCGGGATGCTGGTGGGCGGCGGCTCCGCGCTCGTCGCCGTCGCCGTCACCATGGCGGGCCTTCCGGGCAGCGGGCCACTGCGCACCCTGCTCGCCTGGCCCGCCCTGTGGTCGGTGCCGCTGGGCTTCCTCACCATGACACTGGTGTCCGTGGCGACTCCGGGCCGGGTGCCCCCGGGGACGGCGGCCGTCCTGGCCCGCTTCCACCTGCCCGAACAACTGCGGGCGGAGGCGAAGCAGTGA
- a CDS encoding LytTR family DNA-binding domain-containing protein, whose amino-acid sequence MLRALAVDDERPSLEELLYLLSADPRIAGVEGAGDATEALRRINRALESGPHGPDAIDVVFLDIQMPGLDGLDLARLLTGFAEPPLIVFVTAHEDFAVQAFDLKAVDYVLKPVRKERLAEAVRRAAHLRDTAPRITVSEPDPDHIPVELGGVTRFVAVEDITHVEARGDYARLHTGKGSHLVRIPLSTLEERWRSRGFVRIHRRHLVALRHIGELRLDAGTVSVLVGAEELQVSRRHARELRELLMRRTAR is encoded by the coding sequence ATGCTGCGCGCCCTCGCCGTCGACGACGAACGCCCCTCCCTCGAGGAACTGCTCTATCTGCTGAGCGCCGACCCCAGGATCGCCGGTGTGGAGGGCGCGGGTGACGCGACCGAGGCGCTGCGCCGCATCAACCGTGCGCTGGAGTCCGGCCCGCACGGGCCCGACGCGATCGACGTCGTCTTCCTCGACATCCAGATGCCCGGACTCGACGGCCTGGACCTGGCCAGGCTCCTGACCGGGTTCGCCGAGCCGCCGCTGATCGTGTTCGTCACCGCCCACGAGGACTTCGCCGTGCAGGCATTCGACCTCAAGGCCGTCGACTACGTGCTCAAGCCCGTCCGCAAGGAGCGGCTCGCCGAGGCCGTCCGCCGGGCCGCCCACCTCCGGGACACCGCCCCGCGGATCACCGTCAGCGAGCCCGACCCCGACCACATCCCCGTCGAACTCGGCGGCGTGACGCGCTTCGTGGCCGTCGAGGACATCACGCACGTCGAGGCCCGGGGCGACTACGCGCGCCTGCACACCGGCAAGGGCAGCCACCTCGTGCGCATCCCGCTGTCCACCCTGGAGGAACGCTGGCGCTCGCGCGGGTTCGTCCGCATCCACCGCCGCCACCTCGTCGCCCTGCGCCACATCGGCGAACTCCGCCTGGACGCCGGTACGGTGAGCGTCCTGGTCGGCGCCGAGGAACTCCAGGTCAGCCGGCGTCACGCACGCGAGCTGCGGGAGCTGCTGATGCGCCGGACCGCACGCTAG
- a CDS encoding Lrp/AsnC family transcriptional regulator produces MNSRPAPFDELDRKILTALMANARTSFAEIGTEIGLSATAVKRRVDRLRETGVITGFTATVKPSALGWRTEAYVEVYCEGAAPPRRLAEVVRNHPEITAAMTVTGGADALLHVRARDVEHFEEVLERIRTEPFIRKTISVMVLSHLLPDAPEAGASQAAPGDASDVR; encoded by the coding sequence ATGAACAGCAGGCCAGCGCCGTTCGACGAGCTCGACCGGAAGATCCTCACCGCCCTGATGGCGAACGCCCGCACCAGTTTCGCCGAGATCGGCACGGAGATCGGCCTGTCCGCGACGGCCGTCAAGCGCCGGGTGGACCGGCTGCGGGAGACGGGTGTGATCACCGGGTTCACGGCCACGGTGAAGCCGTCGGCGCTGGGCTGGCGCACCGAGGCGTACGTCGAGGTGTACTGCGAGGGCGCGGCGCCGCCCCGGCGGCTGGCCGAGGTGGTCCGCAACCATCCGGAGATCACGGCCGCGATGACGGTGACCGGCGGGGCGGACGCGCTGCTGCACGTACGGGCGCGGGACGTCGAGCACTTCGAGGAGGTGCTGGAGAGGATCCGGACGGAGCCGTTCATCCGCAAGACGATCAGCGTGATGGTGCTGTCCCATCTGCTGCCCGACGCTCCGGAGGCGGGCGCCTCTCAGGCCGCGCCGGGTGACGCATCAGACGTGCGCTGA
- the ddaH gene encoding dimethylargininase — MPESRVPRRRRFLVCEPRHFAVQYAINPWMHPDRPVDTGLAQRQWRELVRAYRAHGHTVDTVEPVPGLPDMVFAANAAVVVGGRVFGSLYKAPERRPESVPYDTWFKAAGFDVYRPESVSEGEGDFVPAGRWILAGTGFRTTREAHREAQEFLGVPVIGLTLVDPYFYHLDTALFVLDEENIAYYPEAFSPGSREVLARLYPDAVIATREDATAFGLNSVCDGRHVFVSPGATALAGELARRGYVPVPVDLSEFHKAGGGIKCCTQEIRS; from the coding sequence GTGCCCGAGTCCCGTGTGCCGCGCCGGCGGCGCTTCCTCGTCTGCGAACCCAGACACTTCGCCGTGCAGTACGCGATCAATCCCTGGATGCATCCCGACCGTCCCGTCGACACCGGGCTGGCCCAGCGGCAGTGGCGGGAGCTGGTCCGCGCCTACCGCGCCCACGGCCACACCGTGGACACCGTGGAGCCGGTGCCCGGCCTGCCCGACATGGTCTTCGCCGCCAACGCGGCGGTCGTCGTCGGCGGACGCGTCTTCGGCTCCCTCTACAAGGCGCCCGAGCGCCGTCCCGAGTCCGTCCCCTACGACACGTGGTTCAAGGCGGCGGGCTTCGACGTCTACCGGCCCGAGTCGGTGTCGGAGGGCGAGGGCGACTTCGTCCCCGCGGGCCGCTGGATCCTCGCCGGCACCGGCTTCCGCACCACCCGCGAGGCCCATCGCGAGGCGCAGGAGTTCCTCGGCGTGCCGGTGATCGGCCTGACGCTGGTGGACCCGTACTTCTACCACCTGGACACCGCGCTGTTCGTCCTCGACGAGGAGAACATCGCGTACTACCCGGAGGCCTTCTCCCCCGGCAGCCGCGAGGTGCTCGCCCGGCTCTACCCGGACGCGGTGATCGCCACCCGCGAGGACGCGACGGCCTTCGGCCTCAACTCCGTCTGCGACGGCCGCCATGTCTTCGTCTCACCCGGCGCGACGGCGCTCGCCGGCGAGCTCGCCCGCCGCGGTTACGTTCCCGTCCCCGTCGACCTGTCCGAGTTCCACAAGGCCGGCGGCGGCATCAAGTGCTGCACCCAGGAGATCCGCTCATGA
- the rocD gene encoding ornithine--oxo-acid transaminase has product MTAPVRTRTSSELIQAEEPVLAHNYHPLPVVVARAEGVWVEDVEGRRYLDMLAGYSALNFGHRHPALIDAAHRQLDRLTLTSRAFHNDRLAEFAERLAELTGQDMVLPMNTGAEAVESGIKVARKWAYEVKGVPADRATIVVAADNFHGRTTTIVGFSTDETARSGFGPFTPGFRIVPYNDLAALQAAVDETTAAVLIEPIQGEAGVVVPDDGYLTGVRDLTRRADCLFVADEIQSGLGRTGRTLAVEHEGVVPDVLLLGKALGGGIVPVSAVVGRREVLGVLRPGEHGSTFGGNPLAAAIGTAVVELLETGEFQRRAAESGAVLREGLGELVGKGVVGFRARGLWAGVDVDPAIGTGREISERLMREGVLVKDTHGSTIRLAPPLTITEDELRCALRSLEKVLAA; this is encoded by the coding sequence ATGACCGCACCCGTCCGCACCCGTACGTCCTCGGAGCTGATCCAGGCCGAGGAGCCGGTCCTCGCGCACAACTACCATCCGCTGCCCGTCGTCGTCGCGCGCGCCGAGGGCGTCTGGGTGGAGGACGTCGAGGGCCGCCGCTACCTCGACATGCTGGCCGGTTACTCGGCCCTCAACTTCGGCCACCGTCACCCCGCGCTGATCGATGCGGCCCACCGCCAGCTCGACCGGCTCACCCTCACCTCGCGGGCCTTCCACAACGACCGGCTCGCCGAGTTCGCCGAGCGGCTGGCCGAGTTGACGGGGCAGGACATGGTGCTGCCCATGAACACCGGCGCGGAGGCGGTGGAGAGCGGCATCAAGGTGGCCCGCAAGTGGGCGTACGAGGTCAAGGGCGTGCCGGCCGACCGGGCGACGATCGTGGTCGCGGCGGACAACTTCCACGGCCGCACGACGACGATCGTCGGCTTCTCCACGGACGAGACGGCACGGTCGGGCTTCGGCCCGTTCACGCCCGGCTTCCGGATCGTCCCGTACAACGACCTCGCGGCGCTCCAGGCGGCGGTCGACGAGACGACGGCGGCCGTGCTCATCGAGCCGATCCAGGGCGAGGCGGGCGTCGTCGTCCCGGACGACGGATATCTGACGGGCGTACGCGACCTGACCCGCCGCGCGGACTGCCTGTTCGTCGCGGACGAGATCCAGTCGGGCCTCGGCCGCACGGGGCGCACGCTCGCCGTCGAGCACGAGGGGGTCGTCCCGGACGTGCTGCTGCTCGGCAAGGCGCTGGGCGGCGGCATCGTGCCGGTCTCGGCGGTCGTCGGGCGCCGGGAGGTGCTGGGCGTGCTGCGTCCGGGCGAGCACGGGTCGACGTTCGGCGGCAACCCGCTGGCCGCCGCGATCGGCACCGCGGTGGTCGAACTGCTGGAGACGGGCGAGTTCCAGCGCCGGGCGGCCGAGTCGGGTGCCGTGCTGCGCGAGGGGCTCGGCGAGCTCGTCGGCAAGGGCGTGGTGGGCTTCCGCGCCCGCGGCCTGTGGGCGGGCGTCGACGTCGACCCGGCCATCGGGACGGGCCGTGAGATCAGCGAACGCCTGATGCGGGAGGGGGTCCTGGTGAAGGACACCCACGGCTCCACGATCCGGCTGGCGCCGCCGCTCACCATCACCGAGGACGAACTGCGCTGCGCGCTCCGCTCGTTGGAGAAGGTGCTGGCGGCCTGA
- a CDS encoding CBS domain-containing protein, which yields MAQHVRDIMTSRLVTVEPQTSVTAVAQKMRDEDIGAVLVTEGDELRGLVSDRDLVVRALAEGGDPDQRTVASACSGDLFTVTPDDDVDQAVQVMREHSVRRVPVVDHGHPVGIVSLGDLAIERDPGSALGDISAARPNQ from the coding sequence ATGGCTCAGCACGTACGCGACATCATGACCAGCCGACTGGTGACGGTGGAACCGCAGACCTCGGTGACGGCGGTCGCCCAGAAGATGCGCGACGAGGACATCGGAGCCGTCCTGGTCACCGAGGGTGACGAGCTGCGCGGGCTGGTCAGCGACCGTGACCTGGTCGTGCGCGCGCTGGCGGAGGGCGGCGACCCGGACCAGCGGACCGTCGCCTCCGCGTGCAGTGGCGACCTGTTCACCGTGACCCCGGACGACGACGTCGACCAGGCGGTACAGGTGATGCGCGAGCACTCCGTCCGCCGTGTGCCGGTCGTCGACCATGGTCACCCCGTGGGCATCGTCTCCCTCGGCGACCTGGCGATCGAACGCGACCCGGGGTCCGCGCTCGGGGACATCAGCGCGGCGAGGCCCAACCAGTAG
- a CDS encoding sugar porter family MFS transporter, translating to MSDVQAARRPDPAERENVLAALDRRPPTSFYWSLTLLATLGGFLFGYDTANIGSALNFVPYHLSGFALGYLVAGASVGAAVGAVLAGPATDRFGRKSLLVVDAGIYAAGALLSAFTWNAEVLITARTLIGLAIGADSAIATAYISEYAPAHKRGSLSMLQQWMITVGILVSYLVALAVLRGMPDKAYGLDWRLIFGLGAVPALVGLVLRTRMPESPRWLLHQGRYDDVRKALAKLGVEVSTRDVERTARKVREEDRRQQHEKKVSHWTPGVRRAVAVVSVFFVFQQITGINVPLYYGPHLLAPLFQSGGHGRAVDAAIAGVEVTAIMTAVNVAATYFGFKYIDRLGRRLLSMGGYVGMAVAAVLAAAGLGFLAGTAEIVVVMIGLDLFIAAFAVGVGGTGWLIQGETFPTAVRGRAASLCAMADWLANFALIEAFPTWQAAIGLGWVLVCFAGLCVMAVVFVSLFLPETKGLSVDEIIHLYEEEARSGTLSRVSGPAAQHGSG from the coding sequence GTGAGCGATGTCCAGGCGGCACGGCGGCCGGACCCGGCCGAGCGGGAGAACGTCCTCGCGGCGCTGGACCGGCGCCCGCCCACCTCCTTCTACTGGTCGCTGACCCTGCTCGCGACCCTCGGCGGCTTCCTCTTCGGCTACGACACCGCCAACATCGGTTCCGCCCTGAACTTCGTCCCGTACCACCTCAGCGGCTTCGCCCTCGGCTACCTGGTGGCCGGCGCATCGGTCGGCGCGGCGGTCGGGGCCGTCCTCGCCGGTCCGGCGACCGACCGGTTCGGCCGCAAGTCGCTGCTGGTCGTGGACGCGGGCATCTACGCGGCGGGGGCGCTGTTGTCGGCGTTCACGTGGAACGCCGAGGTACTCATCACCGCGCGGACCCTGATCGGTCTGGCCATCGGCGCGGACTCCGCGATCGCCACCGCCTACATCTCGGAGTACGCCCCCGCCCACAAGCGGGGCTCACTGAGCATGCTGCAGCAGTGGATGATCACGGTGGGCATCCTCGTCTCGTACCTGGTGGCCCTGGCCGTCCTGCGCGGCATGCCGGACAAGGCCTACGGCCTCGACTGGCGGCTGATCTTCGGGCTGGGCGCGGTGCCCGCGCTCGTCGGCCTGGTGCTGCGGACCCGGATGCCGGAGTCACCGCGGTGGCTGCTGCACCAGGGGCGGTACGACGACGTGCGCAAGGCGCTCGCCAAGCTCGGCGTGGAGGTCTCGACGCGGGACGTCGAGCGCACCGCGCGGAAGGTGCGGGAAGAAGACCGGCGGCAGCAGCACGAGAAGAAGGTCAGCCACTGGACTCCAGGGGTGCGCAGGGCCGTCGCCGTGGTCTCGGTGTTCTTCGTCTTCCAGCAGATCACCGGCATCAACGTGCCGCTGTACTACGGCCCCCACCTGCTGGCGCCGCTGTTCCAGTCCGGCGGGCACGGCAGGGCCGTGGACGCGGCGATCGCGGGCGTCGAGGTCACCGCGATCATGACCGCCGTGAACGTCGCGGCGACGTACTTCGGCTTCAAGTACATCGACCGGCTCGGACGGCGGCTGCTGTCCATGGGCGGCTACGTGGGGATGGCGGTGGCGGCGGTGCTGGCGGCGGCCGGACTCGGTTTCCTGGCCGGCACGGCGGAGATCGTCGTCGTGATGATCGGCCTCGACCTGTTCATCGCGGCGTTCGCGGTGGGCGTCGGCGGCACCGGATGGCTGATCCAGGGCGAGACGTTCCCGACGGCGGTGCGCGGCCGGGCGGCGTCCCTGTGCGCGATGGCGGACTGGCTGGCCAACTTCGCGCTGATCGAGGCCTTCCCCACCTGGCAGGCGGCGATCGGCCTGGGCTGGGTGCTGGTCTGCTTCGCGGGCCTGTGCGTGATGGCCGTCGTGTTCGTGTCGCTCTTCCTGCCCGAGACCAAGGGACTCTCCGTCGACGAGATCATCCACCTGTACGAGGAGGAGGCGCGCAGCGGGACGCTCTCCCGGGTCTCGGGGCCGGCGGCCCAGCACGGATCCGGGTGA
- a CDS encoding DedA family protein has protein sequence MAPPLPGPLAHLAPLLGHYGYWAVGGVVFVEDFGIPAPGETILIAAGVYAGAKQLNIVAVGLIAFVAAVLGDNVGYLIGRFGGRAFVHRWGRYVFLTPKRFETAERFFARHGGKIVTVARFIEGLRQVNGLIAGTTGMPWPRFLAFNALGAALWVGMWVTLAYFAGTHITAVYDEISRYEGYVLAGLGVIVVAFVAGHLLRRRRQRQEHGQAQE, from the coding sequence ATGGCCCCTCCGCTTCCGGGTCCGCTCGCGCACCTGGCCCCTCTGCTCGGCCACTACGGCTACTGGGCCGTCGGTGGCGTGGTGTTCGTGGAGGACTTCGGGATTCCCGCCCCGGGCGAGACGATACTGATCGCGGCGGGCGTGTATGCCGGAGCGAAGCAGCTGAACATCGTGGCCGTGGGACTGATCGCCTTCGTCGCGGCCGTCCTCGGGGACAACGTCGGTTACCTGATCGGCCGGTTCGGCGGGCGCGCCTTCGTCCACCGGTGGGGACGTTACGTCTTCCTGACGCCGAAGCGGTTCGAGACGGCGGAGCGGTTCTTCGCCCGGCACGGCGGCAAGATCGTCACAGTGGCCCGCTTCATCGAGGGACTGCGCCAGGTCAACGGCCTCATCGCCGGCACCACGGGCATGCCCTGGCCCCGCTTCCTCGCCTTCAACGCGCTCGGCGCGGCGCTGTGGGTGGGGATGTGGGTGACCCTGGCCTACTTCGCGGGCACCCACATCACCGCCGTCTACGACGAGATCAGCCGGTACGAGGGCTATGTGCTGGCCGGACTGGGCGTCATCGTCGTGGCGTTCGTCGCCGGCCACCTCCTGCGGCGCAGGCGGCAGCGCCAGGAGCACGGGCAGGCGCAGGAGTGA